The stretch of DNA AGGTATTTTTACTAGAAAACATCTTGATGATCCCCAAGACCTGAATATATTCTGTGGACTGACAAGACAAAAGCTGAACTTTTGGAAAGTGTGTGTCCCATTACATTTGGCATAAAAGTAACActgcatttcagaaaaagaacatcatacctacagtaaaatatggtggTGGACCTGTGATGGCTTggggctgttttgctgcttcaggACCTGGAAGATTTACTGTGATAAATGGAACCATGAATTCTGCTGTCTACCAAAAAATCCTTATAGTGAATGTTTGGCCATCTGTTCGTGACCTCAAGCAGAAATGAACTTGGGTTCTGCAGCAGggcaatgatccaaaacacaccaacacGTCCACCACTGaatggctgaagaaaaacaaagtgaaggCTTTGGAGTGGCCTAGTCAAAGTCCTGACCTGAATCCTACTGAGAAGCTGTGGCCTTAAAAAGGCAGTTCAGGCTCAAAAACCCTCCAGTGTGGCTGAATTACAACAATTCTGCAAAGAGGAGTGGGACAAAATTCTTCCACAGCCCTGTGAAAGACTTTCCCCAAACGCTTGATTGCAGTTGTTCCTGCTAAGGGTGGCCCAACCAGTTAAGTTTAGGaggcaaactttttttttctctcccctataaaatatttacatttgtttgatgatcAGAAATATGAGTGACAAACAAtgagtgacaaacatgcaaaaaaaaataagaaatcactttttcacaccactgtgtgtgtgtgtgtgtgtaatgagtaACCATATCTACATGTTAGGGATGAGCATTTCTGTCCAGTTTGACCTGCAATTTTTCCAcagcatttattcattaataatcaatgtgtgtgtgtttccctcaCTCTTCCACTCGCTGATAGCCAGCTCCAGGGTCTCGAATGAGTCGTCGTAAGGTGGAGACTCTGGCTCGTTGTCAGGGTCATGATACTCGCTGAGGTAAGGCTGAGACAGTGCGTCTTTAGCTGTCAGTCTCACCTCGGGGTCCAGCATCAAAGTCTTCTCCAGAACATCCACAGCTGCACATGCAAAACACTTCACATCTGAGCTACAGAAGTCCTTGAAGTTCACAGGCACATTTCAGCCACTCCTTTCACTGCATGACTTCATCCAGCAACTAGAGGGGGTTACACCTTCATTCACTAACACCACATGATGTGCTGGTGCAGCGTAACTCAATGCCTGTTACTATGTAAACAAGTATGAATACTGAAAGATTATTTGCTACTACTTCTCCATTTGTTACACCACTGTTTCACTTCATCAGATAATTATCAAGGAAATGTGTGATCTTTACGAGGTCTAGTTTACTGATAACTAGTCTAGGCTGCAGTCAAAATAATCAACTGCacatttctagagaaacttacAAGAGCCAGAAAAGTTTACAGTGGCAGTGTAGGTTTACATAATTCCAGGATCTTCATTGTGTTAAGTTACTACATAAAATGTATGCAAATACATTGCTTGATACCTGGGTCATTATTTTAcaattgtttttcctttttaagtttatttaaaattaaaaggtTGGTCATGCACTTGTTTTGCTCTAATTCTCAgtataacatatatatttttaaacaaatcctcctcctttttttttcatttgcgtTAACAGCTGGCCACTAATATTAAGTTCTCAACTGAAGCTTAGGTTTGAGATGCAGATGTAGGGTCGGGGACCTACCATAGGAATTCATTGACGGAAAAACTTTCCTGAAGTCTTTCTTTTTCTGGACTGGGAGAGACCTTACATATGACCTTGCCTGCAAACACAtaaacatttcagtcagttcCATGAAgtacaaaacattcattcattgtctgttactgcttttccagttcagggttgcagtgggtctggagcctacctggaatcactgggggcaagtTGGGAACAcatcctttacagggcgacacacacatattaaagAAGGTTTGCCAgctgtatatttacattttaaatgtgctgAAAAGTTTTATTTCAATTTTGGTTGCTTTTCTTATGtttcaacaaataaacactgaGGGTTAGATTACCTGTTCAGAAGTTTATAGACACTACTTATGAGCACAGTAAGTCTAAGATCATTACGACCAATGCTAAGATTCTGTTACCTGAGCAGTGGTTCTAAATCCTAGCCTTGGTGGGCCACTTCACTGCAGGGTGTAGTTTCCTCCTCCCTCCATCACACACTTCATCTTGGGAAGGGGTTGTTAGTTAGCTCATTAATGGTATCAGTTGTGTTGGGAGCAGAGGGATGTCTAAAATGTGCAGGACAGTGGCCCCCCAGGACcaggtttgagaaccactgacttagaagagtatatatcCTTCCAGCATTGTAtcattaaaatgtcttttttttatacTTATCTTTTTTGTCCACCCATTAAAGTACAGGTTTAAAATCACAGACACAACTCGACGATTACAGATACCACTTTAAAATCACTTTATATTGGATGCCTACATCTTTGCTCTGCATTTTCTGCACAAGTGAAATGTCTGGGGTTCCTGTCAGCTCGAGGATCATGTTCAGTTGGTCCATACCTATAAAGTGGGTTAAGGGAAATTATCAAGTAGTTTAGTGTGCACGAAGATATCAGTTTATTGGTTAAATGTGCCTTGTAAATAAATTCACTGGCCAGTTTATCAGACAATCCTACCATATAGTTGACCTGACTGTAGCCTATCTGATGTTAGGCAGACTCATTCTACATTGTCAGTCAATAGAAAGGGACATTATAGGACCACTACTGGCAGGTTATAATATGGCGGTGGGTTATCTATATTTGCACAAAATTGGACGTCCAAACTCAAAAAAGGATACTGTCATTTCCTGGGAACAGCACCTGCCCAGTGATCATCTCAGCCAGGATGCAGCCTGCAGACCATATGTCAACTGCACAGGGAAGAGTTCAGAATTTGCACAAGAGTGAAAGTTACCATCCAACATACTGTAAGCTCCAAAGTTTGCCCCCTTGTAATTTGTGGATTCAGCTActttacagtacacacacagtgGGCATACACATTGTCTTGTTGCTACACACCAATCAAATTAAACAATCATGAGAATTTGCATAttagcctaaggtcaccatttCTAGGTCAAGTCTAAAATTGCAAAGAATTGCTTGTAGCACAAGACAACGTAAAGCAATGTGTGATAACACTCACACCAGATCAATAAGTAACCACCTAAGCATTGCACTAGAATTACTATTTGATATGTAGTCTGATTTTGTCAGTGATTTATGTCATATGAGATGCTACCAGAGCAGACAAGAAGCATGAAATCATTTGCACATTGATAGTTTGTGAAGGGGTGGGTCAGAATGTTTTTATAGGACTAAAGATCACCTGTCTGAGTGTAATGCATCCAGTTAAAGATGACTTCAGGAGCTCTGTACCACCTTGTCACAACATAACCAGTCATCTCCATCTCCGCATGCCTGGCCAGGCCAAAGTCCAGAATCTGTTCAAAGAGAGAGTGCACAAAAGAGAGACCATTACTTAAGTTACGTCACAAAATGTTCAAACAAAGTCACAGATCTCAACACGACAGAGCACAGAATTCAGTGTAAAATAGAAactaaatgaatataaatgaaataagaGAATATTATTCAACTGCACCATCGTCTATACAAAATGGTGGTTACCTTTAATTCACAGTTCTCATCAATGGCAAGATTGTTTGGCTTCAGATCCTGAATAAAATGATTATGTAAAACAGACAGAGCAATTCAAATCAAccatttgcttttttatttaattaaatgtatttaataaataaatgtattcaatGTTATTCTCCATGTTCTTGTTTTATTGAATAATTTCTTTTACAGTGTATCAGCTTTTTTATGGATTCTGAGAACAAGATCTGTATAAAATGctaattcatattctgtaataaaactatatacattatttaacaGCCACGTCAGATTTTCTGACGTCCAAATTA from Hoplias malabaricus isolate fHopMal1 chromosome 5, fHopMal1.hap1, whole genome shotgun sequence encodes:
- the zgc:171775 gene encoding STKc_p38 domain-containing protein, encoding MASPLKAGFHTLEIQKTTWDIPDRYTSLTPIGSGAYGSVCSAIDQKTQEKVAIKKLYRPFQSLIHAKRAYRELRLLRHIQHENVICLLNVFTPDSTLDKFQTFYLVMPLVAQDLGHIMKKKRLKENVIVYLFYQLLRGLKYIHSAGIIHRDLKPNNLAIDENCELKILDFGLARHAEMEMTGYVVTRWYRAPEVIFNWMHYTQTVDIWSAGCILAEMITGQVLFPGNDSMDQLNMILELTGTPDISLVQKMQSKDARSYVRSLPVQKKKDFRKVFPSMNSYAVDVLEKTLMLDPEVRLTAKDALSQPYLSEYHDPDNEPESPPYDDSFETLELAISEWKSLIHMEIMTFDPVNPSQTAT